GCTGATAAGACTACGTTTGTACCTCCTGAGAAACGAAGGATAGGCATGGTTTTTCAGGATTACGCACTATTTCCGCATCTTACTGTGTATAGCAACATAGCTTTTGGCTTATCGGAAATGCCTAAAAGAGAACGTCAGGTGCGCATCGACCGGTTGCTCGCCTTGATCAATATGAGTGAGTACAAAGATAGATACCCTTATCAGCTTAGTGGCGGTCAGCAACAGCGAGTAGCAGTTGCCAGGGCACTAGCGCCCAACCCCGACCTACTGCTAATGGATGAGCCATTTAGTAATATAGATTGTGAACTGAAACAGAAGATGCGTATGGAAATTCGGACGATTTTGAAGGCGGAATCGGTTACCTGCATATTTGTCACACATGATAAATCAGACGTAGAAGATCTATCAGAGAGGACAATCACAATTGTACCGGCATTGATGCCTAGCGTTTGTTAATGGTTATGCGGCTAAACTTTCATATAAATTCATTGAATCTTAGATTACAGACGCTCATTGGTTAGCGTCTGTTTTTTTATCGACCATAAGGAAAAAGACTGTCATTATATTTCTTCTCCCTATTGTTTAACAGAGGAAGAGGGCTCGTGGCTACTTTTCCTGAGTCCACAATCGGCTATTAGCTACATGGTCGACGGATTGCGGTTGCTCTCCGGATCAAAGTGTTAATTTAATGGAGAAAAGCACAACAGATGAAATAAGAAGGGCTAATAATCTGCTCAGTATGTTGCGATGCTGGAAGAATAGTGTATAATAAAAATCTATAGTAGAGCTCCCATAAGCTAGTTCTCATCAATTCTAGCTTACAGGAATTTGTTGTTAAGGTGGTCAACTTTTATAGAGTAAAAACAAGAATCAGCAAAAAATCTTGAAGTCTTAAGGCTGACAGTGCAGGATGATTCTCAAAAAAAATTTTCCTGTTGCTCAAGCAATTCCCGCCGCTTAAACGACTCGGCCCATAGGCAGCAAAATTTTTAGCGTTGAAAAAGAGCAGCCCGGCTGCTCTTAGGTTGATGGGTGAATAGGACCGTCTGTACGTTTACTTTCCGAGCGAGGATCACTTTTGATTTCTTGATTGTATTTTTTCTCGCGCTTCTGTTCTAAAGAGTCATTTGAGTTTTGTTGTTTCACGCTGTCACCTCCACCGTTAGTTTTCCCATGACGTAGTAGGTCATTCTTCGGATGAAATAATATGATCTGAGGGAGATACGTTACCATGGCCGCGTTGATCTTGCCGGTTAAGCGGATTGAGGCGAGGAGTAGGCTAAAATAAGCTAGAAAGACCAAGGACATGAAAGGAAAATCTATGTTAAGTCTGGGTTACCTTGCGTTTGGCTCAGCAATCATTGCCCTGCTCATGGCATGGCAAGTTAAGACTGTAGCACCAAATTCTTTGGATATATTAAAATTCAATGCCTACATCATCATTCCGATCTGGATTGCGAATTCAGCTTTGGGGAT
This genomic window from Anaerosporomusa subterranea contains:
- a CDS encoding ABC transporter ATP-binding protein, producing MFLDLKDISFKYDGTGQYVLKDFNLQAAKGEIVSIIGLSGSGKSTVIRLIAGLEVPNAGTITVNNRIVADKTTFVPPEKRRIGMVFQDYALFPHLTVYSNIAFGLSEMPKRERQVRIDRLLALINMSEYKDRYPYQLSGGQQQRVAVARALAPNPDLLLMDEPFSNIDCELKQKMRMEIRTILKAESVTCIFVTHDKSDVEDLSERTITIVPALMPSVC